CTTTGCTGTGAAAGACCTTACCTCCAACCAGATGGGGTTTTTTCAGCTCCGGCCTGTGCatggttgttttcttagATCTCGGTTCCGATTCCCCAGTTTTCTCGACGGGTGCATGTTAGTCTTAAAAAGGTTGAACACAGAGAAGAATTCCATATCCAAATCCCGTCTTTCTACCATAGAATCATTTGGATTACGGTCTACGAATGGTTTTTGCTCAAGATGGGGGGCCTTGAaagtattattattatcgGTGCCGGCCCATCGGGTAGAAACATAAGATTTTATAATTTTACAGTAAACCCTAAAACAAACATCACGGTGAAACAGATGATACGTGACAGCTCAGCGATTTAGTTGTTACGACAAACTCTATGGCCCCAGTAGCACCTAGCAGCAAAACAAATACCCAGGTGTGTATGTGATGCCGGTATCAAGAATAGACATTGTATTAACGTTGTTCTTATTTAAAGGGGATGCGATGTGCCTACCATTCtctatttattttcattCAGCCAAAGTCCAAACTGGTCCAAGGAGCTATGCGAGGGACCAAACATTCTTGATTGTACCTTCCATATAACCTGGGTAGTCTATTTgcacaagaagaaagctgacaaCTCACGATTGATAGACATGGAGGACACTGTGGACAGATTCGACCTCTGCAAGCACATGCATTTCGGAGTTGAGTGTCTTTCTGCATCATAGGATAATCGGAAATTTTGGGAGATTCGAATTCTTGACACAATGACCAACATTAAATATGTTAGAACTGCCATCATCTTTGTCTCAGCTGTTGGAGGAATCTCTAAGCCGAGAGACACCCGCTAATATTCCGCTATGGTATCTTCATTTCACCACGTCCAGTAATGCAAAATTTGAGTGTATACCCCGTGATGCTCCCTACCTAAAGCTTGCAAGTGTCGTATTTTTGACCCGAATTATTTTGAGAGTCTTCATCGAGGCAATGTCGAGCTATCCCCTGTGGGGATTGACCATGTGGACCAGCACAGATGGTGTAAGGACCGAGTTCGACGCAATCATCCTCGCAATAGGATTTGATGTTCAGCAATTCATCGCCCCAATGGAAATTTATGGCAAAAGCGGTAGAAGTCTGGCCATGGCGAGAATCCCGTGGTGCGCAGGCCTACATGGGAGGTTACGTGCACAATTTCCCCAGCATGGGTATCTTGTATGTAACATACTAATTCTAGCTCTTGCCCTCTTGATATGTCGGGTCAAGGGTATGAGCTAATGCCATGATCTAAGTTCGGCCTAATACATTCCCAGCACATAACTCAGTACTATCGCGCAGCTCCATTGGAAGGAAGCCGCTTTGCTCTTCATACAGTTCTTTGTTTGTTGCTAATGATGAAGGGCTCACCCTCTATGATCGAAGATGTCAGGCTATAAAATTTCACCGATAGTGCGAATCACGCATCTATTATTGAAGAAGTTCTTGGGCACTCGAAGGGATGTaggatgatatccaaacATGATGATGCGCGGGATCTGCAAGAAATGCTATCCTCTAACACGTCCCGTCTACCCAAGGTAAATTAGATTGCATCTGAGCCCATTTTCTCAATTAGCGAAGAGCATTGGGCGGATCCAAGAGATATACATCCTTATAAAGAAGTATAATGTAACTATTCTTAGAGAAGTTCCATTGTAAATATAGTGTGACTGGAACAGGAGTTGCACAACTTCCCCGGAATGCTCACAGCCTCACAATGCGGTAACAGTTGGATGACTTTTGTATCGATttaatagatagataatTGATCTGAATTGATCTGAATGATgcaaaaaaagcaaaataTTAATTGACAAGGGTGGGATTCGAACCCACGCCATTTTCATGACACGGAAACTTCTGTATGAAGTTCTGATGGACAGGTTAACCTGAACCGTGCGCCTTAGACCGCTCGGCCACCTTGCCGATTGATGAGTGTTATGTCCAATCATATGACCTAGATACCAGTTAAATATACTCTCATACCCCTTGCACATTCTCGTCCTGCCTCTCTGCATATCCTCTCCTTCTAAAGCTACTTCCTCTGGATTGTCTTGCTCTATGGGCTCTTCACCTACACTCCTTGTGGCTCGTTCATCCGTTCGGCGCTGGTGTTctgccctttttttttttttttcctgctCCCTCTCCCACAACGTGCGTTGTATCTGAGAGACTGTCATCGGTGAACCTTCCCTGAACGAATTTTGACACTTGTTCAACAGGagatctttttttattcatttCACTGGTGTAGATATATCTCCTCGGTTGGTCTTTAGCTGCAATTTGCTCTATAGTGGCACCGGAGAACCAATCAATTATATCTTCATCCTGCTCTGGCTGGCAGAACACCCTTGTTGCGTTGCATCTTGATGTCACATCGAGCTAGATGCATTAGTGGTTGGCACTTCTAGCATAGGATCCTCTGTATATGAAACTGTAGAAGCTGTTCCGGTCAACTGTATCAATAGCTCTCTGGCTTGTCGGATAGTCTCCTCGATAAATATACGATGTTTTCCGGCAGTCTTCGAGATATCTAGGCTCAGATACTGTTGCCTTCTTTGTCCCCACTTGCGCCGTGGTAGTACACAAGAGGAGAAATGCACCCCCCGCGAGAGGTCCTCCTAGGTGCTCAAACTGCTAATCTCCCTCGTTTGTTGTGATTCTCCCAAGGGCAAACCATTCATGTATACTTGGTGAAATGGAATTAATTGTCATCGGTTTCACCAGGCCTTGTTTCTCGGACCAGTACCGTAAAATAATTTCTTTGCCTACTAGCCTGCAGGCAATAGTAAACTCATGAATAGTAGCCGATTTCGTGATGGTGTCTGCGAACCGAAAAGCCTCCGCTGTTCTTTAGCCTCTTTCTAACGGTCACAGCGAGAAGTAACGGCAAGCGATGACACCAAGcgaatgtatgtatattcCCTTTATCTCAGATTTCTCATTATATACTTCCAAGCAGGCTCTGAAAGAGCAACCTCAAAAGACGGAGTGCGGTCTGATGCTCAGCTGTCTCTGCTGGGAGGGCCCTCGTATCCGCCATCCAACCAGCCAGCAAGATGACCTTCAGACTCGATGCCTCAATAAGAGACTTGTGAAATGCCCCGGGACTTCCACCTTGAGAGGAAGACGCCATCTGTTTGAGTTCGATCCGGATTGGCAGCATTGgcggagatatatatagatattccATGACTCCAGATGACTGTTTGATGCCGTGAAGTTTGTCTGTATAAGAGCTGATGAGATTGCAGTaatcttgtttttcttcaataTTTTCTCGATTCTCGGTACTACTGATTGCGCCACAAGTTTAAGACAACTCCAAACAGCGCAGCAAAGGAGCCGAATGGTCGAATCAACGGGGGATCCGAAAAGTCCTCGACTGGTTGCGGAAGATCATTAAAGCTTGTCGCACATGGGCCCAGCGAATGCTGGCGACAATGGAAATTATCGCAACTTTGAGTCGCATGTATGGTCTGTTCCAAAGCCTCCCAATACTATGACTGATGCCGGTATCTTTGGAATGTTCAACGATTGTTTGAAACGCTCCTAGCAACATCGCGCTGCTGTTTCCTCTCACTTAGCCATCTTTGgatctcctcatcctcagaaTCTGGGAGAGAGGGGGTAGATTGAGTAAAAGAATAGTAAAAGCGCCACGATACAGAGTATCAGCGTTAGGAGGAGCGAGAATATATAGAGATGCAAAGTAGGAACTGGTCGGAAGGGCTCAGATATACCTTTATATAAGCTGGGTAACGGATCTAGTGACATACAGAGACAGTGAATGACAGTGATGGTTCTTTGTTTCGAGCCATGAAATTCAACGATGAATGCTGACCTAGAGGCGTACAAAAACAGTGAAAGACAGCCATGGTTCTTTGTTTAGCGCCACGAAATTCTACAATGAATGCAGAAGTTGGAGGTGGGAGATCTCCCTTCTAGttaagagaagaagggtggTGAGTATACAAATGCGTCCCACTGGCAGTAAAATTAATGAGAATGGATAGCGAAGAGTACGCTCCAATCAGCTTTTTCGACCGATCTATGAAAACATTTCAAGCACGAACAGCCTTGAAAAAAATGCAAATGTACAACGTCTAAAATCATACATATATCCGGTTGTAGGGACCTGCCTATGCCATGGGGTAGTTGAGAAGCTAATAATATCAAACAAGTTCAACATATCACATCAACTCTTCATCCAGCGGGGCACTCCAGCCTACCCCGGGGTATCCCGCTTCTCCAAATAGTGTGCTCCGCGCCTGCACCGTGGCGGAAACCTCCAGGAGAAATTCGTACAGTATGACCACGTTGGTTAAAACATGGCCGAGGGTCGCCGACCGCGGCTCCTCATCAGCAATCGCActctcggcttcttcttctactatTGCATCTGCCGCCGGCTCGGGTTCTTCACCAGCCATTGTTGCTTTGTGTGGATGGTCCACTTGAAAGGGCTTTGATAGTCGCTTTCGAAGCTCCTCTGCTGCAGTCATTCGAGGCGAGGAGGACTCACGAGAATCGGGAGAGCGAAGTGAGGATCCACGAAGCGGTGAGCCCACGGCGGCCTGTCGGGAAGCTGGTGTGCCCGGGAGGTCCTGCACAAGTGAGGACCTCCCTCGGGGTGACCCGATGTCAGAGTCCAAGGGCATCTTCAGTGGTCGTCGTTCAGACGGAAGACGCGTTGATGCTTCGAATGGTTGCTGAAGGCGGCCTGTGTCTTTAGCAGGATCATCATGGTGGAGTAGGTCCCGCCGAGCCGCAACTAGAATGTCAAAATCTGGCACATCCTTCCGCCATTGCTGGATTTTCTGCACAAGCTTTTGCAGTGCGGATGTGAGTGTTGGTGTCTCAGAGCTCGACAACGAGGGCTCTTGATAGGCTAGCTTTATTTGATCTAAGATTTCCATAGGTCCATCCTGGGCTGTAGTCTGATCATCGTATACGTATTTAGATGGGTCCACAAGGAGCCAGCTGTCAAGGGATATAAGGTGTGAAGATGCGATACTCATGAGAACCTCGGTTAATGCTAGGTTGACGATGACGCTATTAGTAAAGAATGTCTCCACACAATTCAGCAATTCCTGGACAATAGGGTCCTCCTGGCGAATCTCCAATGGGCGGTCATCTTCCAGGCCAGTTTCAGCCGGTGGAATATACAAGTGAGATTCTAAGATTAATGAAGCATCCTTGAGGTAGTCCTCGAAGGAGTCATTCAGCGTGGGGTCTTCCACAATCGACGTGGCCATTTCCGTAAGCTGCTCCAGCTCTGCATTCAATTGCCCCACGGTTCGTTGCCCGGCATATTGACCAGGAACCGTTCGGATCAATGATCGGGCAAAAGTATGATGCCGTTGGAGGATGACCGCCATCAGCCGTAGCGTTGCCAAAACAGTTTGTCGATTGGCAGACTGCAGCCCTAGTAGAGCAAGGTCTCTCAGGTTAAATAGTGAAGGTGACGGTTTCGCAGCTTCCTCCGAGAAAGCGGCTAGAACGTCTAAAGATTTCCGCCGGCTTACTGACATGTTCACTTTCAAAGTGGGTGATGTTTCCATGTCGGAAGGTGAGGCTAGTAAGAAGTGGAGAATGCGATGGACCAGATCATCCTGGTTAATCGACTCCAGAATTCGATATAAATAGGTAAGCACGGCAGCGGTAGAACCACCTTCAACGTCCGAGGACTCGAGCAGTGATGGGTATCTATTCACGCAGAAGGATCATATCAGTAACTACTCAAGCCGTCCACCTTGGGATTCCCTTACAGAAGTTGTTCGAGAAACAAGACCTGAAAGTGATCCAGTAATGTGCCGTTGACTTCTGCCGATTTGCAATGGTCAATAGTGTCCTGCCAAAATAATAGGTACGACATGAAAGAGTCTACAGTTGCCCCCAGTGCAGGGGGAAGAGCAGTCTCTTGTTTCGCATGATCTGATAGCGCAACAATGTGGGGCATCTTTTCGTCGGAGGTTGCATCGAAGGACAGGCTTTCAACATCAATCAATATAGCTCGAGGGGGACGAGATTAACAAGATACTCACCTGCCTAGCTGACTATACAGTGCACCTAGTCCCGTGGCCATTAGCGTCGCTAGATCGCTCTCAATTAGCCATCTCTCTAGGTTCTTTGAGCGAGAGGCTGTTTCTATCAGATAAAGAAGACCGGTCCGAGCAAAATCACCCGCACGGCCCCCATGGTGAACATATTCCACCAACAAGTAGAACAGTGGGAAGTCATCCTTCCGAGTCGCACCCGCGAACTCAGCCCCAGTATTAGTTTGTTGCTCGCGGTCTTGGTCTTCGGACCTCGGAGCAAACCACGCAGGCAGAATATCAGGTTGCAGACGGATATTGTTGGCGACACCAAACAACAGCTCGACAAGCCTtccttccacatcttccgAGTGTTTGTCTGCACGTCGGACGAGATCCACCAGCGCCCGCGCAAATAACCGGTTATCCACTACCCCATCCACCTCCGAATCGATCAGGGTATTGAAGAAAACAGTGGCAGAACGGAGCATTCCATCGTCATAAGAAGACAGCGCCAGTTTGGTGACGGTCACGAAGATCTGAGAAGATGCAGCGTACGCTAAACACGGATGAGGAGCCGGGCCTCGGGATTCATCGCTGAGGACGGAATTTAGTCGGTCAATGCAATTGCGCGCATGGGTTGTCGCAGACTGATCTCCCGACGGCGAGTTGGTGGAGCGCCAGATTTGCTACAGAGAAATAGTTTAGTCAAGGCCCGACAGGCGGCACGGTAAGAGGAGAGCATACTTGCAGAGTATTACATGTCCGCTTGAATGCTGTCAATCGTTCGGTAGGAGAGCTCGCTCGGTACGTCTTCGTAGACAGCGAACGGGATCCGCCGATTAAACGAGACCACTACCGCAGATTAGCTAAATTGATTCCAATGGCTATTTAGGGAGACTGTTGAGTAAGAGCTCGGACGCAAGAATAAACTTACAAAATCCATGATTGCGTGAGAACAGCATGGTACTATTCATCCGCATACATGATCAAACTGTGGTGTTATGGTCGCACAGGAGACAACATCCACAGGGATGAGCAGGAGTGAGACAGGCACAAGGCGGTTTGAATGCAGCGACGCGCCTACTAACTGGCTTTTGTTCACCTGACGGCAAGATGGCCGAGTCAGTTAAAGGCGATAGGTTGAATGCTTTACAATTGGCCAGGGGGCTAtcaatcatcatcgacagAAAAATTAGTAAGCTACTATGCTGAAATCCGATCAACAAAAAATACCAGGGTTCGAACCTCGATCTCGATAACCTTTTTTGATAGGCTATAATCACATGATTGTGATCTATAGGAAGTATCTAGTGAATGCTTGATCATACTATCTTGACTTGAAGATTATCCATTATGAGATCCCAATCACCTTCTAGTGTCACTAGCCCATGGGTGAAAGTATACCTGTCTTGTCCGCATTGCAGGCATAATGCATCATACACCAAACTCGATGCAACCGAGTCAGGTGCAATCTTTGGAAGGGCAATGGAGGCAAGTTTGGCTGGTTTCAGACTTGGTTATCAGTAGAGAACCTATCGGTTATGGAAGCTGACAGTGGCTATTTCCAGCCACCTACATCCACTACTAGAGGGTCTATGAAGAACAACATGCCATACGGTATCGATCACCATTCAAGCCCATTGGCTGGAGATCGACTCATAACTGAGTGAATTGTTCGGAAATGTGCAGAATCAAAAGCGCCAGAatcaaaatgaagaataCCCAAGGGTACCTATTCACATCGCGAGATGCAAATCAAACCATGCCCGCCATCACAACGCCGAGAGAGTATGCGCCCGCTCTCCATCCCAGTCTAAGATATCGCCCATCAAAGTCGTttaaacaaggaaaagtgGTAATAATGTTAGGAAGCATAACGCGCGAacaaaaaagcaagaaataaagaaagaaagaaagggaaaaaaagaggtaaCGCGGACACCCTTTGTCTATAGCTAGTCGCTATCGTCTTTCGGTCGTCGTCCTCCGCGCTTTCGTTTCGGTTGTTCGTTTTGATCACTTCCATCATCGTCGTGCTTTCTTCCTGCCGGTTGGTCGGGCaccttggcaatgatgtcGGCCAGGAAATCTAATACTTCGTCCTTCACGACCGCTTGCTTCAGATGCGACGCGGTGACGCGTTTCGAATTCCggtctttggcttcctttgCGGCCTTGGTGACAAGAGAAATCATGAAGAGTTCTAAAGCTTTGGCTataaacaaaacaaaacgCGTCAGCATCGCGTCCTAAATAACCCGGAGGTATAGCAAAGAGGGAACATATCACATACAGACAGCGATTGGAGTCACCTGCGCTACCTTgccaacatcttcatcggctTGCATAATGCGCTTAATGCGCGCGACAGGGAATTTTGTCTTCACCTCCACGCCAGCCGTGGGATTTGGTTGGGGAGGCTCTTCCGGCAGCACCGGTGTGGGTTCGACATATGGTGGCTCGACATATGATGGTTCGACGTATGTTGGTTCGACGTACTTAGTTTCCGGCATGGGCACAACCTCGGCAGCGCGCGCGATCCGAGATGACCGACGAGCCATGTCGGGATCTACAATCGGGTCTGCGAAAGGAGGGATGTACTGCTGAGAGGCTTGACggggtgggggtggaggaacaGGGTGGTACTGCGGGGTGAAATAGCGAGAAGCGTCGTAGGATGCGCGGTGATGAACCAATGGGTTCGCGAAAGAGTATATGGGCTGGGGGATAGAGGGAATGGGGGATTGGAGGGTGGAAAAATCGGGAGATCGAGGTCGGTAAGAATTATCCTGATCTGTCATAGCTGGTGTGGGTTATTAGCGATTAATATTcctgcagaagaaaaaataatactaataaaaataaaaataaaaaataaaaaaagtgGTGATGGGGATGCGCGAGCGCGAAACAGGAAGCCGCTAGTATAATAAATATGGGGTTGGGTGAGTTTAGTTACTGGTTTTTAGTGGGCACGTACCTTGAAATTTTAACAATTCAAGTGGTCAAACGGATTCCAAGTGGACATCAGAGAAGTTATAAAGTATGTCACGCCTGGGAGAATGTTATAGGCATCAAACGGAGTAATAAAATACAGGAGTATAAATAGGAGACAGTTCCTTGTTTGTCGTTTTTCAGATCTGAGATCAGATTGTCGAGCAAGTGAACAATCAATAATAACGGTAGTAAGGTAATAGACTGGTATGTAATTtttttgggttgttttgaTCGATCGCGCCACGGATGGCCCGAGCTTTTGTCttgcttcgagaagagaaaacgaagGCTAAGTGCGTGGGCACAAGAGACTGTGGGCTGTGGGCACAGCAGCCAGAAAATCTGAAGGGTCCTGGCGTCTTTTTTTCATCCGCAGAGCAGCGGTCGCCCTTTTTAACCCTGCGCTCCCGGTCCACTCGCACACTAAAAATATGTACTAAACCGTCATTTGGTTAGCCTTGAATGGAtttagctttttctttttcttcttctaccacCGAACgttttttgcttttttttatcttttttcttttttttcttcttattttcttgCGGTTCCTTCACTCTCCccttttattatttgatACACTTTCTGATGATCTCGAGGACTCATGACGCCATAGGCCATGACTCTTGTTGCAGCCACTACTTTATATTGCCTTACTAACGTTACAAGTTACAACCTTTCTATCTTGTCCTACTTTCCGttattgatatatttgatTCTCATTGTTTTCATCCACCCCCTCTTCTTGTGAAGAATATTATACGGGATATCAAAAGTAATTATtgattcttctttcctcgccagcgtcatcatcatgacccAACTGGTGGCTCTCATCTGACCACTCGCCACCACGACCGTAAAGCGATTCAATGTGGACTAGGCCGTGATTGGGTCCCAATCCTGGTTTAGCCTTACCGCGCGTGATCCCGTCTGTCGGCTCAGGATTCTCCATACTAACTGAAGACAgctttgaagatattgattaTTTTCTGCTTTGGCCGTGTGTATCTTTCCCGTTCGTCGTTCGCGTCACTGTATTCCAAACAGGGCCTTCTAATGTTGTTGTCTCGGGATACTGTTGATCgcatcctttccttcttctcgcgTTCctatgttgttgttgtcgttaTCCTTATACTTTTCTCTCTGGTATCACCTCGAGTAGGTGTAAATGTCTGATGGAATCCTGTGCAAACTACCACGACGGTCGATGATGACAGAATGAGCCCAGAGATGTCGGGAGAGGATGAACACGGTAGGCAGAAACCTAGCAATGGTATCGCCGCTAGTGTCATCCTCTCTTGCTATTTACAGCAATACCGCATCCGTGACGGTGAAAATAACTTGATCTAATCTGATGGCCAATCAGTGTTGCTTTCCTACAATTCTTTGGTCCGAGATAGTCCCGGAAATCAATACACTATCGTAAACATGTCGAAAATATCGCAACCTGTTGCTACGAGTCCATATAGATTTCAAGTAGCCGGTATCTGGACTGAGGGAGTAAGCCTTGTTGTCGTGTCGACGAACCCCTGATGACAGGTCACGGGCAAGTGTCAGCCTTGGGCGGTGTGAGGCAGTACTGGCAGGTCGTGCAGCCATTCAGATGAAATGATCGACAGCTTGCACCAGCGCAGCACGTTTCAGAAAACTATCCGAGgcatttattttttttagcTTGTATGTAACAGGTCAACGAGAGGGTTGTGTCGGTAGTTGACGAGTCCAGTCAACGATATGCAGTACTCGAATGCACGATGCTAACTTGAGACTCCACCGGTCATATCCATAATGTGTATACTAGTACCTCTTAttacatactccgtacatacgTCTTCCTTACAGGGAAGATAAAGAGGACAAAAGGGAGAATGCCGGTGAACGACCGCCCACAACTATCACACTACCCCCTCAGGCGGGGagcaaacaaacaaacaggAGGGACGTCCGGTCCGCACATTGTTCCGTTCCGACCAACCTCCGGCCCGTCCAATCCAAATTTGGTCAATCAGTGAGATTGCGACTTACCACGAACATTACTCGCTCGCCATTCACCTGCGACGTTGTTGGGGATGCGCTTCGTTACCTACTGATGGCGAATTGAGCCATGCCATCTGCTCTTGCCATCTGGGCTAGCCTTTACTTGCCATACGCACCGACTATTTAAGTTTCGGACTTATCTCGTGCTCTCTTGACCTCCGTCTTGACTATATTTTCCTAATGGCTGCAACGGATCAGCCTTCGGGCTTGATGGATATTGCGAGGTAAGCAATACCATTGCGGGCCGTCCTTTTACCCTTAAGATGCTTGGTGGCTCATTGTGTTACCGGTGAATTAGCTCTCTCACGCAGGATGAAATTCCATTCAAGCTGCGATGCGCTATCTGCAACAAATTGGCTGTGAACGCGTTCCGGTTGCCTTGCTGCGATCAGGCTATCTGCGAAAGCTGTACGCGCTCCAGTCTCCTGCTATTCGTTGTTTTCCCATCATCATGACTCGCTCTTACAATCTGTTCTTAGACCAAGTGTCACTGCCGGAGACCTGTCCTG
The sequence above is a segment of the Aspergillus oryzae RIB40 DNA, chromosome 3 genome. Coding sequences within it:
- the nctA gene encoding negative cofactor 2 transcription regulator complex subunit BUR6 (class 2 transcription repressor NC2, alpha subunit (DRAP1)); the protein is MTDQDNSYRPRSPDFSTLQSPIPSIPQPIYSFANPLVHHRASYDASRYFTPQYHPVPPPPPRQASQQYIPPFADPIVDPDMARRSSRIARAAEVVPMPETKYVEPTYVEPSYVEPPYVEPTPVLPEEPPQPNPTAGVEVKTKFPVARIKRIMQADEDVGKVAQVTPIAVSKALELFMISLVTKAAKEAKDRNSKRVTASHLKQAVVKDEVLDFLADIIAKVPDQPAGRKHDDDGSDQNEQPKRKRGGRRPKDDSD
- a CDS encoding uncharacterized protein (predicted protein) encodes the protein MDFWSRLIGGSRSLSTKTYRASSPTERLTAFKRTCNTLQQIWRSTNSPSGDQSATTHARNCIDRLNSVLSDESRGPAPHPCLAYAASSQIFVTVTKLALSSYDDGMLRSATVFFNTLIDSEVDGVVDNRLFARALVDLVRRADKHSEDVEGRLVELLFGVANNIRLQPDILPAWFAPRSEDQDREQQTNTGAEFAGATRKDDFPLFYLLVEYVHHGGRAGDFARTGLLYLIETASRSKNLERWLIESDLATLMATGLGALYSQLGSLSFDATSDEKMPHIVALSDHAKQETALPPALGATVDSFMSYLLFWQDTIDHCKSAEVNGTLLDHFQVLFLEQLLYPSLLESSDVEGGSTAAVLTYLYRILESINQDDLVHRILHFLLASPSDMETSPTLKVNMSVSRRKSLDVLAAFSEEAAKPSPSLFNLRDLALLGLQSANRQTVLATLRLMAVILQRHHTFARSLIRTVPGQYAGQRTVGQLNAELEQLTEMATSIVEDPTLNDSFEDYLKDASLILESHLYIPPAETGLEDDRPLEIRQEDPIVQELLNCVETFFTNSVIVNLALTEVLMSIASSHLISLDSWLLVDPSKYVYDDQTTAQDGPMEILDQIKLAYQEPSLSSSETPTLTSALQKLVQKIQQWRKDVPDFDILVAARRDLLHHDDPAKDTGRLQQPFEASTRLPSERRPLKMPLDSDIGSPRGRSSLVQDLPGTPASRQAAVGSPLRGSSLRSPDSRESSSPRMTAAEELRKRLSKPFQVDHPHKATMAGEEPEPAADAIVEEEAESAIADEEPRSATLGHVLTNVVILYEFLLEVSATVQARSTLFGEAGYPGVGWSAPLDEELM